A stretch of Pseudoprevotella muciniphila DNA encodes these proteins:
- the kdsB gene encoding 3-deoxy-manno-octulosonate cytidylyltransferase, whose translation MKFLAVIPARYASTRFPGKPLAILGDRPIIQWVYERTAQSFDHLCVATDDERIRQCVEQFGGVAVMTSSNHRSGTDRCAEALEKMGGDFDAVVNVQGDEPFIEQSQLETVKACLEDEAANIATLVQPFSPDDTWETLSNPNSPKVVVSDDGYALYFSRSVIPFLRGIEKEDWTKNQQFFKHIGLYAYKADTLRKITKLPQSPLEVAESLEQLRWLQAGCTIKVGTTQKATIGIDTPKDLEKAVELLKTNR comes from the coding sequence ATGAAGTTTCTCGCAGTCATACCCGCCAGATATGCCAGCACGCGTTTCCCGGGCAAACCTCTTGCCATACTCGGCGACCGACCCATCATACAGTGGGTGTATGAACGCACGGCGCAGAGTTTTGACCACCTCTGCGTAGCCACCGACGATGAAAGAATACGTCAATGCGTGGAGCAGTTCGGCGGAGTGGCAGTGATGACATCGAGCAACCACCGCAGCGGAACAGACAGATGTGCCGAAGCGCTTGAGAAAATGGGAGGCGACTTTGATGCTGTGGTCAATGTGCAAGGCGACGAACCTTTCATTGAGCAGTCGCAACTCGAAACGGTGAAAGCCTGTCTTGAAGATGAAGCAGCAAACATAGCCACACTCGTACAGCCTTTCAGCCCGGACGACACGTGGGAAACACTGTCGAACCCGAACAGCCCCAAAGTGGTTGTCTCAGACGATGGCTATGCACTCTATTTCAGCCGCTCAGTCATACCGTTCCTGCGTGGCATAGAGAAAGAGGACTGGACAAAGAATCAACAGTTCTTCAAACACATCGGGCTATATGCATATAAGGCTGATACGCTCCGGAAAATAACAAAACTGCCGCAAAGCCCTCTCGAGGTGGCAGAATCGCTCGAACAACTCAGATGGCTGCAAGCAGGATGCACGATAAAGGTGGGTACTACCCAAAAAGCAACTATAGGCATTGATACGCCAAAGGATTTAGAAAAAGCAGTAGAATTATTAAAGACAAACCGTTAA